Proteins co-encoded in one Haladaptatus sp. ZSTT2 genomic window:
- a CDS encoding CaiB/BaiF CoA transferase family protein, which yields MSDRPLSDVTVLELGHIVAGPFCSLLLADMGARVIKVEHPKGGDLVRDSSPLGNSSFNYVNRDKESITLDLKTDDGLDIFHQLLDDADVVVENFKPGTAERLGVGYDSLKEQYPRLVYCSIKGFNEGPYADHPALDPVAEALSGLMSVTGHPGEPPVRSGTSVADMAASLYGAIGILAALRQREETGEGQKVSAPLFESTVALMGYWLSFTQAYNDVPEPLGAGHPNWAPYDVFRSADEKWVFVGPSGEHQWHALCRALDLSLHEDSRFETIADRRENVDVLTDLLAVELRQFDRTEIVDKLREASVPVAPVNNIREVCDDPHLAATDALTTVHVAEGDGDSVNVPRSPIRSSAFSPIDSEDPPTLGEHTGSILASLGYSSAEIDALREQGAI from the coding sequence ATGAGCGACCGGCCACTCTCTGATGTGACCGTGCTCGAACTCGGGCACATCGTCGCCGGGCCGTTCTGCTCGCTCCTGCTCGCGGACATGGGCGCACGAGTCATCAAGGTCGAACACCCGAAGGGTGGCGACCTCGTGCGCGACTCATCGCCGCTTGGCAACAGTTCGTTCAACTACGTCAACCGGGACAAAGAGAGCATCACGCTCGACTTGAAAACCGACGACGGGCTCGACATCTTCCACCAACTGCTCGACGACGCAGACGTGGTGGTCGAGAACTTCAAGCCGGGCACCGCAGAGCGGCTCGGCGTCGGCTACGACTCGCTGAAAGAGCAGTACCCACGGCTCGTCTACTGTTCGATAAAGGGGTTCAACGAAGGCCCCTACGCCGACCATCCCGCCCTCGACCCGGTCGCAGAGGCGCTCTCGGGACTGATGAGCGTGACCGGCCATCCCGGCGAACCGCCCGTCCGGTCGGGGACGAGCGTCGCGGACATGGCCGCCTCGCTCTACGGCGCAATCGGCATCCTCGCCGCACTCCGCCAGCGCGAGGAGACCGGCGAGGGCCAGAAAGTGTCCGCGCCGCTGTTCGAGAGCACCGTTGCCCTCATGGGGTATTGGCTCTCGTTCACCCAAGCCTACAACGACGTGCCGGAACCGCTCGGCGCGGGCCACCCGAACTGGGCTCCTTACGACGTGTTCCGGAGCGCAGACGAGAAGTGGGTGTTCGTCGGGCCGTCAGGCGAACACCAGTGGCACGCCCTGTGCCGGGCGCTCGACCTCTCGCTACACGAAGACAGCCGCTTCGAGACGATTGCCGACCGCCGCGAGAACGTCGACGTGCTCACGGACTTGCTCGCCGTCGAACTCCGGCAGTTCGACCGCACAGAGATTGTGGACAAACTCCGCGAGGCGAGCGTTCCCGTCGCGCCCGTGAACAACATTCGCGAGGTCTGTGACGACCCACACCTCGCGGCGACGGACGCACTCACGACCGTGCACGTCGCAGAAGGCGACGGCGACAGCGTGAACGTGCCGCGCTCGCCCATCCGCTCGTCTGCGTTCTCGCCTATCGACTCGGAGGACCCGCCGACGCTCGGTGAACACACCGGCTCGATTCTCGCCAGTCTCGGCTATTCGAGCGCAGAAATCGACGCGCTCAGAGAACAGGGCGCTATCTGA